GTCGGGTGAGAGAGGCCGTCGCAAGGCCCCCGAGTCTACACCCGGCCCGCCGGACGATTCCCGCCCTTAGAGGCTGGCCCGGTCCGCGAAGCCCACCAGGTGGGACACGAACGCGTCCGGCCGCTCCATCTGCGGCACGTGGCCGAAGCCCTCCACCACGTGGACCTCCGCCTGGGCGGGCAGGTGCTGCCGGTACCAGGTGAGGATCTCCGGGGGCAGGAGCCGCTCGCTGCCGCCCCAGAGGAAGAGCACCGGCATCTTCAGCTCCCGCACCGCCTGGGGCGCGATGCTCGCCTGCGTGGCCAGCGCATCCGCCGCGAGCGCCTGCACCGTGGGCGTCGTGTAGAACTTCCGCAGCTCCGACGCGAGCAGCATCGCGGCCCACGGCGGCCGGTGGAACAGGCGCTTCGTCAGCGCGCGGACGTCCGCGTTCGACTTCACCGCGAAGTGGCCCAGCAGCGCCGCCAGCGCCTCGGGCGTCAGCTCCGCGCCCGCGGGGGAGACCAGCGCGAGCGCCTTCACCAGGGCCGGATGCTCGGCGGCCAGGTTGACGGACATGGCCCCGCCCAGCGAGTTGCCCACCACGAGGGCGGGCGTCCCCACCACCTGCTCGAAGTAGGCGCGCAGCACGTCGAACTGGGCCTGCACGCAGGTGGGGCCGCCGCAGTACTCGCCGGAGAAGCCGTGGCCCGGCAGGTCCGGCGCGAGCACGCGGGAGAAGCGCCGCGCCAGGCCGAAGAACGTGCGCCCGAAGCCGTTGGCGGAGCCGCCCAGCCCGTGCACCAGCACCACCGGCGGGCCCCTGCCCTGCCCCTCCAGCGCGTAGTGGTGCACCGCCTGACCGCCCACGCTCACCGTCTCCGACACCACGCCACGCGCCACCAGCATGCGGCGCATCGCCTTCTGCATCCCACCCATCAGGTCCACGCGCGGGCCTCCTTCCTCACCAACGACCGCTGCCCTGCACCTTCTAATGCGCCCGCCGCTTGGACGCACCGCATCATGACAGACAGAGTCAGGGCGTCCCCGCGGCGGCGGTGGCGGGGGCCAGCCAGGGGGCGGGGTCCACGGCCTGCCCGGCGCGGCGGACCTCGAAGTAGAGGTAGGCGCCCTTGAGGGAGCCGGTGTCGCCCACCTCCCCCACCACGTCGCCCGGGGCCACGCGGGCGCCCACGGCGACGGCGATGGTGGAGAGGTGGGCCACCAGGGTGTGGAAGTCATCGCCGTGGTCGACGATGAGCAGGTTGCCGTAGCCGCGCAGCCACCCCGCGTAGACGACGGTGCCTTCGGCCACCGCGTGCACGGGGGTGCCCGAGGGCGCGCGGATGTCCACGCCCTTCTGCACGGTGACGGTGTTGAAGCGCGGGTTCACCACGCGTCCGAAGCCCACCTCCACGATGCCCGCGACGGGCCGGGGCAGCTTGCCCTTCAGGGCGCCGAAGCCGCTGGTCGCGGGGGCCTCGTGCAGGTCCACCAGCATGCGGGTGAGCTCCGCGTCCGCGCCCTCCAGCTCGCGCACGGCGCGCTTCGCCAGCTCCGCCTCGCCGGCCAGCTTCCCCACCACCTCCTCCAGCGCCTCCTGCTGGGCCTGGGCCTGCTTCGACTGTTGCTGGAGGAAGGCCACGCGCTGCGACAGCGAGGTGTGCAGCCGCTTCAGCTCCAGCGTCGCCTGGCGCTGGAGGGTCGCCACGTGCTGCACGGTGCGCAAGAGCTCCAGGTCGCCGGCCATGCTGGCCTCCAGCGCGCGGGCGCGCCACATGAGCGCGGCGAAGTCCTCCGCGGACAGCAGCACCTCCAGCGGGCGGCGGCGCTGGAGCCGGTACAGGGTGCGCAGCCGCGGGGACAGCCGGCGCAGCTGGGCGCGCAGGGCTTCGCGCAGCACGGCCTCCTCGCGCTCCGCGAGCGCGACGCGGCGGCGGAAGAGGTTGAGGTCGCCCTCCAGCGCGCGCACGCGGCGGCGGGAGAAGGCGGCCATGTCCTCCATCAGCTCCATGCCCTCCAGCACGGAGAGCTTCTTCGCCTCCACCAGCGCGAGCGTGGCGCGCTGCGCGGCCAGCTTCTCGCGGATGGCCGCGCGCTCCGCCTCCTCGTCCTGCTGGGCGAACGCGGCGGTCGCGCCCAGGAGCACCATGAGCCAGGCCAGCCGTCTCATACGCGCAGGAAGCGCCCCACCGCGACGAAGCTGCCGCCCAGGCCCAGCGCGCAGCCGGCCACCAAGAGCTCCAGCGCGGTGCGCGGCTCCACCCACGGCGCGGCCACGCCCGGCCCCAGGAGGAACGCGAACAGCGACCCCAGCGTGGGCCCCAGCAGCCGGCCGAACAGCCACAGCCCGCCCACCGCCACCAGCGCGCCCAGCAGGCCCTGCAGCAGCCCCTCCAGGAGGAACGGCGCCTTCACGAAGCGGTCCGTGGCGCCCACCAGCTTCTGGATTTCAATCTCCTCGCGCCGCGAATAGATGGCCAGCTGGAGCGTCGCCGCCACGATGACGATGGTCGTCCCCAGCACCACCACCAGCGCCACCAGCGCCCCGAAGCTCAGCGCCCGGGCGATGGCGGACAGCCGCTCCACCGCGGCCTCGCCGTAGTCCACGCCGGTGACGCCGGGCAGCGCGCGCAGCTCCTTCGCCAGGGCCTTGAGCGCTTCGGGAGACCTCCGCGCCTCCGGCACGCGCAGCTCCAGCGTCGCGGGCAGCGGGTTCTCCGGCAGCTCCGACAGCGCCTCGCCCAGGTCGCCCAGCTCCTGCTTGAGCCGCTTCAGCGCCGCTTCCGGCGGCACCACCGTCACCTCGCCGTGGGAGAGCTCCACCACGCGCGTGTGGACGCCGTGCACCTCGTCCTCGCCCAGCTGCGGCGCCAGGTAGAGCGTCACCTCCACCTCGCCGCCCAGCGACGCGAGCAGGTTGTCCACCACGTGCGACGCGCCCCGCGCCAGCCCCGCCGCGAACAGCGCGATGGCGATGGTGGATACGGCAATGAAGTGCACGAAGGGCGCGTGCTTCAGCCCCCCGGCCGCCGAGCGCCAGAAGTAGGCCGCCTTCGACAGCACGCTCATACCAGCATCCGCCGCGCCGCCTTGACGCCGTCCTCGTCGGAGACGATGAGCCCGCGCTCCAGGCGCACCGTGCGCTTCTGGTAGCGCGACAGGAGCGTGGCGTCGTGCGTGGCCACCATCACCGTGGTGCCCCGGATGTTGATGTCCGTGAGCAGGTCCATGATCTCCACCGTGAGCGCCGGGTCCAGGTTGCCGGTGGGCTCGTCCGCCAGGAGGATGGTGGGGTCATTCACGAGCGCGCGCGCGATGACCACGCGCTGCTGCTCTCCACCCGACAGCCGCAGGGGCAGCGAGTTCGCCTTGTGCTCCAGCCCCACCAGCTTGAGCATCCGGTGCACCTTCTCACGCGACTCCGCGCGGGGCACTCCCAGCACGTCCAGCGTGAAGCCCACGTTGTCCGCGACGCTGCGGTGGGGCAGCAGCTTGAAGTCCTGGAACACCACGCCGATGTTGCGGCGCAGGTACGGCACCGCCGACTCGCGGATGCGCGCGATGTTCTTGCCGCCCACCAGTATCTGCCCCTTGGTGGCCTTCTCCCCGCAGAAGATGAGCTTGAGCAGCGTCGTCTTCCCCGCGCCGGAAGGGCCGGTGAGGAAGACGAACTCGCCCTTCTCCACGTTCAGGTTGATGTCCTGCAACACCGGCGGATCGCCGGGATACGCCTTGTAGACGTGGAAGAACTGGATCATGACCGGAAGCGAGGGGCTTCCGGTGAGCGTACCACGCCCCCAGGGCCCGCCCAGGAACGGGCCGGGCGCGCGCTGGAAGGCGGCCACCACGCGAGGACTACGAGGGCTCGCCCTCGCTCGCCAGGTAGCTGAGGATGACCTCGTCCAGGCTCTTCTCGGAGATGAGGTCCTCTCCGAAGAGCGTCTCCACGCCCACCTCGTTGATGCGCGGCTTCTCCTTGAGGGCGCGCGCGGCGGCCACTTCCGGAGGGAGGTGCGGGGCGGCGGCCACGGCGGGAGGAGGCGGCGGCGTGGGCGGACGCGGCTGCTGCACGGGCGCCTGCGGCAGCTTCGGCTGCGCGGCCATCTCCGCGTCCGTGGCGAGCTGGCCCGGCTGGTACGAACGGACGGTGGACTCGTAGTTGTCGTACACGCCGTTGATGAGGTTGCGCAGCATCTCCTTGTGCTGCTCCTCCATCAACTCGCGCACGACCTCCGCCAGGTTCTCCGCGTTGAGGATGTCCGCGTAGGACGTCTTCTTGGACGCGAGGATGTTCCCGCCCACGAACAGGTGGGTGATGATGTGGGGGTTGTTGACGCCCGAGTCCTCGGTCTGGACGTGGTAGACCTTCCCCTTGTGCTTGATGTTGTGATTGAAGCCGGTGACGGCTTTTTCGAAGGTTTTCGCCATTGCCGAGGTCGGGCACCGTAGCAGCGGGGTCCGGGCTTCACAAGGCAAGCGTCGCGCGCCCCGCACCTCTTTCCGCGTGCCTGCCCGCTTCCGGCGGTGTGCGTCCGCCACCTTCCGCACACCCGCCGTGTACGGATCCGCACGGGCACACCAGCCTGGCGGGCAAGGGGGGCTCTGTTGAAAAGCCGAAACCGCCTGGGGTACGTAAACCCCTCTGACGATCGCGCCGTCAGTCCCACCCTCCCTGCCGCGGACCGGAACACCACCGATGAAGAAGCCGGACACCATCGCGGACAAGGTCCGCCTGCAGGACGCCCAGACGCTCGCGCAGGGGTACTCGCCCGCCATCCGCGCCATGGAGATCGCCTCCATCATCGCGTTCGTGGGGCTGGAGGCCGCGCTCGTCTACAAGCTCTGGAGCACCCACCACACCGGGCCGTGGCTTTTGACCCTGGCGGTGGTGCTGGGCTACCTGGCCGCGGACTTCGTGTCCGGCCTGGTCCACTGGATGGGTGACACGTGGGGCTCCACGGAGATGCCCGTCCTGGGCAAGGCGTTCATCCGCCCCTTCCGCGAGCACCACGTCGACGAGAAGGCCATCACCCGCCACGACTTCGTGGAGACCAACGGCAACAACTGTCTCGTGTCGCTGCCGGTGGCGGCGCTCGCGGTGGCGGTGCCCCTCAACGGCCCGGGCTGGGTGTTCCTGGCCGCGTTCCTGGGCGCGATGATCTTCTGGGTGATGGCGACCAACCAGTTCCACAAGTGGTCGCACCTGGATGAGCCGCCCGCGCTCATCGGCTTCCTGCAGCGCGTGCACCTCATCCTGCCGCCGGACCACCACCGCGTGCACCACACCGCGCCCTTCAACCAGTACTACTGCATCACCGTGGGCTGGATGAACCGGCCGCTGCGGATGATCCACTTCTTCCCGCTGATGGAGCGGCTCATCACCTGGGCTACCGGCCAGTTGCCGCGCCAGGACGACATCGGCACGGAGGCCGCCAAGGCGCTCGTCGCCGTGGACGACGCCCAGGAGCTGCCCGTGCTCCAGGCGGCCAAGGAGCTGCTCAAGGCCTCCGCCGAGGAGCCCGCTCCCTCCGTGTCCACCCGCCCCGTCCCGTAGGAACCGGGGCCGGAAGGCTTCTTAGAAGCGCAGGTCCACCTGCTCCGCGGAAGGGATGGGGCGCCCCAGGAAGCGGGCCCCCACCTCCACGAAGCGCTCCGGCACGTCGGTGACGAAGAAGGCGTGCTCCGGCGCGCCCACGGACGCCGGCGCCAGCAGCCCCTTCTCCCCCAGGAGCTCCGCCACCGCCTCCGCCGTGGCCTCCGCCGAGTCCACCAGCGACACGTGCGGCCCCACGACCTCGGCGATGACGCCCTTGAGCAGCGGGTAGTGGGTGCAGCCCAGCACCAGCGTGTCCACCCCGTCGCGCGCGAAGCCGGTCAGGTACTCGCGGGCCACGAGCAGCGGCACGTCGCCGGTGGTCCACCCCTCCTCCGCCAGGGGCACGAAGAGCGGGCACGCCGTGGCCTTCACCGCGACCTTCGGGTTGCCCGCCTCCAGCGCCCGCTGGTACGCGCCGGAGCGCACGGTGCCCGGCGTCCCGATGACGCCCACGCCGCCGCCCCGGGTGCGCTGGAGCGCCGTGCGGGCCCCGGGTTCAATCACGCCCAGCACCGGCACCGGCAGCGCGGCCTGGAGGGCGGGCAGCGCCGCGGCGGAGGCGGTGTTGCACGCCACCACCAGCAGCTTGATGCCGCGCTCCAGGAGGAACTCCGCGTTCTTCAGCGAGTAGCGCGTCACCACCTCGCCGGACTTCGTTCCGTAGGGCACCCGGGCGGTGTCCCCCAGGTAGAGCGTGCGCTCGTGGGGGAGCCGCGCCATGAGCGCCTTGAGGACGGTGAGGCCTCCGATGCCGGAGTCGAACACGCCGATGGGACCGTGGCTGTCTTGCCGCATGGGGGGTGTCCCTATCACGTTTGATGCCAACGCCCCCTGTCGGCCTCCGGCCCCCGGAACGCACGAAGGGCCGGAAGCCTGGATGGCCTCCGACCCTTTTCGTGCCGCCCGGTGCCGCAGGGACCGCGGCCTACTGCACGCGGTACATGGGGGCGTAGAGCGCGTCCTTCACGCCCGGGAAGTCATGGGCGTAGACCCGGATGGGAGCCAGGTCGCCGCGCGAGGAGTAGGCGCGGCCGCCCGTGCCCGAGGCCTTGAAGGAGACGAAGTAGTCGCCGGGGCGGAGGAACTCGAAGATGGCCGGGGACTCGTTGCAGGAGAACCACTGGCCCTCATTGCCGTAGACCCACTCGCCGGTGTGGATGTCCTGGAAGTTGAGGCCCACCTCGCTCACGCCGGCCTGGCCGCAGCTGAGCGACACGTCCCCTTCGTAGAGCTTCCAGCCCACCGCGGCCCCGCCGATGATCCAGGTGTTCGCCGTGATGGAGGCCGGGATGCCGACCTGCGAGGTGAAGCCGCCGCCGTAGTAGTAGAGGGGCCGCTCGAGCGAGTCGACGGCGACGATCTCCAGGTAGTGCTGCCCGGGGGCCAGGTCCGGCGTCTCCACCGAGCGGCCCTCGCTGCCCTCCTTGCAGCCGAAGCGCGCCCACGCGCCGTCATCCACCCGGGCGTCCACATAGGCGACCCCCGCCTGCCCGCAGGTGGGATAGCCGGAGCCCGCTTCCGTCGGGAACAGCCAGTTCACGTACGCGTAGGACGTGGCGCCCGTGTGGCCCGTGGGGAAGTTGATGGGCACCGCCACGTTGCCGTCCACCGTGAAGTTGCCGTGGTACGAGTAGACGGTCACGCCGTCGTAGTCGACCGCCTCCGCGTTGAAGGAGTACGTGCCGGGCGCGAAGTCGTGCAGGATGATGCCGTCGAAGCCGTTCGCCGTGCAGGGATACTGGCCGTCGTTCTCCAGGATCTCGCCGTCGATGTAGATGTCCACGCCCCGGATGTCCCGCATCTGGCTGCAGGTGGCGCCATCGAAGCTCCACGACATCCGGACGTCGCCGGGGTAGCGCGGGTGGTTGCTTTCGACGATGCAGCCGGTCAGGCCAGAGGAGAAGCAGAGGAATGCGGCGAGCGTTCTCGCGTTCATGGTGGGCATCCGTGGTTCGGGAAGGTTGAGGTCGTCGGCCCGGAACAACCCTCCAGACGACCGACCCCGGGAATTATTCAGTGCCGTCCAAAGCAACCGGGCAG
This genomic stretch from Corallococcus caeni harbors:
- a CDS encoding alpha/beta fold hydrolase, which translates into the protein MDLMGGMQKAMRRMLVARGVVSETVSVGGQAVHHYALEGQGRGPPVVLVHGLGGSANGFGRTFFGLARRFSRVLAPDLPGHGFSGEYCGGPTCVQAQFDVLRAYFEQVVGTPALVVGNSLGGAMSVNLAAEHPALVKALALVSPAGAELTPEALAALLGHFAVKSNADVRALTKRLFHRPPWAAMLLASELRKFYTTPTVQALAADALATQASIAPQAVRELKMPVLFLWGGSERLLPPEILTWYRQHLPAQAEVHVVEGFGHVPQMERPDAFVSHLVGFADRASL
- a CDS encoding murein hydrolase activator EnvC family protein, translating into MRRLAWLMVLLGATAAFAQQDEEAERAAIREKLAAQRATLALVEAKKLSVLEGMELMEDMAAFSRRRVRALEGDLNLFRRRVALAEREEAVLREALRAQLRRLSPRLRTLYRLQRRRPLEVLLSAEDFAALMWRARALEASMAGDLELLRTVQHVATLQRQATLELKRLHTSLSQRVAFLQQQSKQAQAQQEALEEVVGKLAGEAELAKRAVRELEGADAELTRMLVDLHEAPATSGFGALKGKLPRPVAGIVEVGFGRVVNPRFNTVTVQKGVDIRAPSGTPVHAVAEGTVVYAGWLRGYGNLLIVDHGDDFHTLVAHLSTIAVAVGARVAPGDVVGEVGDTGSLKGAYLYFEVRRAGQAVDPAPWLAPATAAAGTP
- a CDS encoding cell division protein FtsX, with amino-acid sequence MSVLSKAAYFWRSAAGGLKHAPFVHFIAVSTIAIALFAAGLARGASHVVDNLLASLGGEVEVTLYLAPQLGEDEVHGVHTRVVELSHGEVTVVPPEAALKRLKQELGDLGEALSELPENPLPATLELRVPEARRSPEALKALAKELRALPGVTGVDYGEAAVERLSAIARALSFGALVALVVVLGTTIVIVAATLQLAIYSRREEIEIQKLVGATDRFVKAPFLLEGLLQGLLGALVAVGGLWLFGRLLGPTLGSLFAFLLGPGVAAPWVEPRTALELLVAGCALGLGGSFVAVGRFLRV
- the ftsE gene encoding cell division ATP-binding protein FtsE translates to MIQFFHVYKAYPGDPPVLQDINLNVEKGEFVFLTGPSGAGKTTLLKLIFCGEKATKGQILVGGKNIARIRESAVPYLRRNIGVVFQDFKLLPHRSVADNVGFTLDVLGVPRAESREKVHRMLKLVGLEHKANSLPLRLSGGEQQRVVIARALVNDPTILLADEPTGNLDPALTVEIMDLLTDINIRGTTVMVATHDATLLSRYQKRTVRLERGLIVSDEDGVKAARRMLV
- the carF gene encoding plasmanylethanolamine desaturase, whose translation is MKKPDTIADKVRLQDAQTLAQGYSPAIRAMEIASIIAFVGLEAALVYKLWSTHHTGPWLLTLAVVLGYLAADFVSGLVHWMGDTWGSTEMPVLGKAFIRPFREHHVDEKAITRHDFVETNGNNCLVSLPVAALAVAVPLNGPGWVFLAAFLGAMIFWVMATNQFHKWSHLDEPPALIGFLQRVHLILPPDHHRVHHTAPFNQYYCITVGWMNRPLRMIHFFPLMERLITWATGQLPRQDDIGTEAAKALVAVDDAQELPVLQAAKELLKASAEEPAPSVSTRPVP
- the murI gene encoding glutamate racemase, translated to MRQDSHGPIGVFDSGIGGLTVLKALMARLPHERTLYLGDTARVPYGTKSGEVVTRYSLKNAEFLLERGIKLLVVACNTASAAALPALQAALPVPVLGVIEPGARTALQRTRGGGVGVIGTPGTVRSGAYQRALEAGNPKVAVKATACPLFVPLAEEGWTTGDVPLLVAREYLTGFARDGVDTLVLGCTHYPLLKGVIAEVVGPHVSLVDSAEATAEAVAELLGEKGLLAPASVGAPEHAFFVTDVPERFVEVGARFLGRPIPSAEQVDLRF